The nucleotide sequence TCTTTCCTCCCTTCTAGTCTTGATCATTCTAGGAGTGTTTCTGCCACTTCCTTGCTGCAGGCAGCAACTGCTAGTTCTAACTCTAATGAACTTGCATCCTACCTGGACTGTGACATAGTAAGCCAGTTGGATGATGAGTTTGACATCATGCAGTGGTGGCATGAGCACAAGCTTACTTATTCAGTACTTTCTGTTCTTGCTAAAGACATTTTGATCATACCTGTGTCAACCATTTCTTCAGAGTCTACTTTTAGCTTAACTggcaggatcatcgaggagcggcggcggaggctgaaCCCTGAAACTGTAGAGGCGCTTACCTGCATAAAGGATTGGGAGAATGCTGAGATAAGACTGCAGCACATGGTGGAGGACAAAGAGCTGAAAGAGGCCTTTGCTGGTCTTTATCTTGATGTCAACTAGTTCACTTCTCATTTATGTAATGGTTCTGTAATAACTGAGACTTGGATTTATGGTGATGGATGTAATAAATAATTAATCTAGGAGCTGGCTGTACTCTTTTCTTGTTTAGTGTTTCTCACGACCCGGTCGAGATGGATGGCTACTGTCGTCAGGAGGACGACCCCATGCTGCAGGAATCTCACCGTTCCTGGACCTCCGCTGAGACAGAGCCCCGCTACTCGCCTGATGGCGATGGAGGCGACGCGGCGCACGGCTCCCCGGCGTATGTGCCGGTCTCGGATCTGTGGTACACGGGCCGAATGCAACATCAAAGGCCCACCCCAGTCCAGCAGGAGGTGGTCTTCGGGCCAGGGGTCCAGCTTGACGACCCAATGGCCCACGAGATCGAGGCGGCCCACCGTGGGCAGAACGGGTCGCCTGACTCGGCCAGGTTCTGGGATGACGGCCAAGTCGACGACATCTCCGACTATGTCACCCGGACCGGATGGACATCGACACGGCTGCGGCGGCGCAGGTGGATGCCCCCACGCCGGCGGACAGGCTGCCGGTGGCCGGCGGGCGGGACCTCGGCGCCTCTACTGCGGCCTTCCGTGGAGGGGGAGGACACCAGAGCAGCGACATCTGCAGGGGCCTGTTCCGCGACATCCCCGACCCGCTGCTTCCCGCGCCGGCCGTGTCTCCACCACGCCCGGCATCCACCCGTACTGTGAGGCAGAGGAAGACGATGGAGGCCAAGCGATCCAGCATGCGACTGGTGGCCGAGCCATCCTCAGTGCCGGTGTCCCAGCGCGCTCAGCAGAAACTGATGCGCGAGCTGGACTTCCTCAACTCGCAGGAGACCGAGCCTGATGCAGCTGTGACAGCCTATGTTGACATGTATGGTGATGACCTCCCCAAGCACGCAGTCAAGGCAATCAGGGCGGCGACTCGCATGGGGAACAAGAAGCTGGCCAAGGTCCTTGCAGCCCTGGCGAAGGAGGCAGATGCAGCTGACATGGAGGTTCAGTGGATGATCACTGCAGCAGACAGGGAGGCTGTTGCCTCAGTTATCAATGTGTGTTAGTTTAGTGCCAGCGCCAACCGGTACTCGACCGGTCAAGTTAGGTTTATTTCCAGTATGTGTTGTCATGTGGTTGAAGAAGATGGCTCAGCTATGTAGAAGTTGTGTCTGTATGTCAAGCTGGCTGTCATCCTGTTGTTTGGCAGTGGCAGAAGTTCTGTATGTTGTTAACTTGCTGAATGGATTGTGGGCTTGCTGGCAATGTGTGTTCCCCTGTTGCTCTTCTGTTCATGGAATGGATGAAAGCAACCTAAAAATTTTCAATTGGAATGTGTGAGGCTTAAACAGTGGGGCAAGAAGGGAAGCAGTAAAGCTAATGATACAGAAAACAAAACCGCAGATTATCTGTTTGCAGGAAACAAAATTGCACGCCATTGATGGCTTTCTTGCAATGGAATTCCTGGGGCCGAAGTTCAGCTCCAACTTTGAATACTTGTCAGCGGATGACACGAGAGGAGGGGTTCTGATTGCTTGGGATCAGGACTTTGTTAGTGGAGGTGCAGTAGACTGTAAGAGCTACTGTCTATCAGTGGAGATCACATTGAGGCAAACCAATACTGCGTTCACCATCACAGCAGTATATGGGCCGACAAATCATGCTGAAAAAGATGATTTTCTGGTGGAGTTAATTGCATCACAACCAGCAGTAGCAGTGCCATGGATTTGCTTAGGTGACTTTAACTTAATATGTGAAGCCAGGGACAAAAACAACACCAACCTCAACTGAGCACACATGAGGAAGTTCAGACAAGCCTTGGATGCTAGCGAACTAATATAGAAAAGAATTCAGAACAGAAAATATGCGTGGAGCAATGGACAAAGGAACCCCACTTTGGTCTACCTTGATCGGTTTTTCTGCAACAAGGAGTGGGCTGACATTTTCATCGGCGTCAACCTGCAGCCGCTATCTAGTTCCTTGTCAGATCATTGCCTCCTCTTCCTATGCAATCTGCAGCAACCGCACAGAATGGCAGTCTTCAGGTTTGAGCACTTCTGGACCCGAGTGCCTGGCTTCCTCGAAATTGTGCAGGCTGCATGGTCGATGCCGGTGCGTGGGACCTCGCCACTTATGATACTCCATAACCGGTTTCAGAACACAAAGAAATCACTACTGAGTTGGAGTAGATCCCTCTTCAGTGACGCCCGTCTACAACTTCACATGGCAAACGAGGTGATCATGCGATTGGACATTACCTAGGAGTCAAGAGTACTATCAGATGCAGAGATAGAGCTGCAGCGAGAACTCAAGCACCATGTCATGGGATGGGCAGCGATTGAGAGAGCGCGTCGTCAGCAGAGTTCAAGAGTTCTTAACTTAAAAGAGGGGATGCCTGCACTAAGTTTTTCCACCAGAAGGCAAACGGTCGACGGAGGCGGCATCTAATTGCCTATCTGAGGAATGATGAAGGCGAATTTATTTGGAAGCATGCAGACAAGGAGCAGCTAGCCTACTGCTACTTCCAAACAGTGCTGGGGACCAAGCTGAACAGGCGCCACACTTTGGACTGGGATAGCATGGAGCTAGGGCAAATTGATGACGACAACCTTGACCAACCCTTCTCCCTGGAGGAAATCAAAGATGCAGTTGATGACCTCCCCACGGAGAAAGCCCCAGGGCCGGATGGATTCACAGGTGGTTTTTATAAGAAATGTTGGGAAATCATTAGGTATGACCTGCTAGCTGCCATGGCAGGCTTTCGTGGCCTGAGAACTGGACCGCTCGACGCTCTAAATGAAGCAATCATTGTTTTGATCCCGAAAACAGAGACGGCGGAGCAACTAAAGGAATTCAGGCCTATCAGTTTGATCCACTCCTTCGCCAAGCTAATCACAAAGATGATCTCGAGGAGGCTGTCATCTCAAATTCAGTCCTTGGTCTCGAATTCCCAGAGTGCCTTCATAAAGCATCAGTTCATTCAAGATAACTTCCTGTATGTAAGGAACCTGGCCAGAGCATATCACCGGACTAAGACACCAGCCCTCCTTTTTAAACTTGATATCTCCAAGGCCTTCGATACTGTATCTTGGGAGTACATGTTAGAACTTCTGGAACACCGGGGTTTCAGCAGCAGAGGGAGAGAATGGCTAGCCACATCGTTCAAAACATCACACTCGAAGGTACTGATAAATGGCGTGGCCGGCAAAAGAATCAAACACGCACGCGGCCTTCGGCAAGGTGACCGGCTCTCCCCATACTTATTCATTCTGGCCATTGACACGCTACAGAAAGTGCTAGAAATCGCTCACTACGAGGGCGGCATGCGAGGCTACGTCTCTCCCTTTATGCTGACGATGCGGTCATCTTCATCAATCCCATTCAGTCTGAGGTTACAGCTCTGTTCTCGATCTTGGGTAACTTTCGGGAAGCCACCGGACTTAAGCTGACTCTGGAGAAATGCATGGTTGCACCGATAAGATGCTCGGAGCTAGACTTGGATCAGATTCTGGAGACATTTGCTGGAAGAAGAGTGGGGTTCCCACTAACATACTTGGGATTGCCATTAACCCTCGGCCGATTAAAGGTGGTACACGTCCAAAGGGTGGTGGACAATTCAAGATCGAGACTGGCAGGATGGCAAGGGAAGCTCCTAAATATAGCAGGCAGGAGGGAACTGGTCAGATCAGTCCTGAGCTCAATCCTGACCTATCTGTTGACCGCCCTTAAGGTGCCAAAACAGCTTTTTCAGGAAATCGACATAGCACGGCGGCGGTTCTTATGGGCAGGTGACAGCGAGCTGACGAGCGGCAAGTGCAAAGTGGCGTGGACGCTGGTGGCGCGGCCGACTGAGTTTGGAGGCCTAGGCATTTTGGATTTGGAACGCTTCAGCAGAGCACTGCGCCTAAGGTGGCTGTGGTTCAATTGGACCAACCCCGAACGGCCGTGGAACGGGACAGAACTACCGGTCGACTCGTTGGACATTAGCCTCTTCAACGCTGCCACAACGGTAACCGTCCACAATGGGAGGAAAGCATCCTTCTGGCTCTCCAGCTGGTTAAATGGCCAGGCTCCGTCAAAGCTATGCCCACTCCTTTACTGCCACAGCCGACGCAAGAACAGATCGGTCAGAGATGCAATTGTGGGCGGATGTTGGATTGGAGACATCGCTCATAGCCTGACGCAACCACTGTTGGATGAATTTTTCAAACTTTGGAGAGCCATCGACGTAGCCCATTTATACCTTGAAGATGATATAGAAGACACCATAACATGGACTCTTGAGAGCTCCGGGAAGTATTCTGCAAAGTCAGCCGATAAAATTCAATTCGAAGGCCAATACCTCTCCAATTTTCATAAACTGATCTGGGAATCATGGGCACCTCCAAGGTGCAAGTTCTTGTGGCTGCTCCTCCAGAACAGATTGTGGACGTCAGTGAGGCTGCAATTGCGCGGATGGGAGAACAATTACTTCTGCGCCTTGTGTGAAAGAAATCTTGAGACTGCCCACCATCTGTTTATCGAATGCCCTTACTCCCGACGGGTCTGGGTGCTAGTATAAACTTGGAGTGGCTGTCCAAATTTGAACCCTGCACAGTGGCTTCAGGCACAGGATCTGGAAGCATGGCTTAAGCTGGTGGTGACAACTGGCGTTGGCCACAGTGTGACAACCCTAACCCTCTGGAGCATATGGAAGCAGAGGAATGCAAGAGTCTTCAGAGAGAATGCGAAGCCTGAACATGCCTTGTTCGCGGAGATTAAAGATGCCCTTTTTGTTGTACAAAACGATGCTATGTAATAACGACATTATTTTTTTCAAACTCCAGGTAGCTTAGGCTGCAGGGAGTAGCGCCACTCGCGCATGTAATAACTGTTGCTATCCTCTACTTATTATAAATCAAAGCTGGGCAACcagatctttcaaaaaaaaggtAGCTGTTCCCACCGAAGCCAGAAGTTTTTTCTGTGCGTCGGACTAGCAAGGTTCACCTAACAAATTATTGTGCACTAatttagttaccgatatatgtgTTAGGTTGGAGAAATAcagtatatctagatatataataaaaataatatatttataaATAAGCCAAAACGTGTTATGATTTAGAATTGATGGAGTACTTGATTGAAAATCCAAGGAGAACTGATTTGATAGCATAGGTTAACTTACAAACTATTGTTTGTTTAGTATAACTTCTTATGACTCAGAGGCTCACTCTGCATCAGTATTTTTTTCTCTCCTCAGTCGTCACGAAATGAACTGGAAGACCAAAAGGCTACGTTTTGTGGCTCCTCCGGCTCCAGCTCTATCATCTGATACCATAGCATACCAAATATGGCCGGGATGTCCCCATTTGCCGAGGTTGCAAGGACGAGTTGTCACAAATTTATTTTATCTATGCCTGTAAACACCCATGTTCTTGCTTCTGCCGTTTTTCCAGTGGCGGAGCCACCGCCCGGCCATCCCGGGCGGCTGGCCGAGCTCAGTGCTGAAGTTCGATCAAGAGAAATTTCTTTATAACAAAGTTAAACTCTGTAATTTTctagttaaatatattttcataataagaaTTGCTCGAGCTCCTAAAAACTTGTGGCTCCGCTAATGCGTTTTTCTGACGATGAATTGCGCTTTCAGAGAGGAATTAGCGAATGCTTGTCGCAGAATCACGCAAGCGGCCCAATTTAATTAAATTAGGAATTAGCAAATTCTTCTCACAaacagtctgttcgcttgttggtttcagccagctcaaatcagtcagccaacagtgtttttctcttataacaaatcagcaccagccagtcaAATCAATCCAGAAACTACGTACAGGCAGCACCGACCGACGAACAGAGAGAAGGTTCGGTAGCGCTGCTTTGCTCCATGATTGGTGTCAGAGCAGGTAGCACCTACGTACAGGCTAAACTACAGAGAGAGACCCAACCAAGTCTTTGGCGGGCCGGGGCAGAAGCAGAATTGAGACGGGACGCCGCCACGCCGGCAGCCGGAATCGTCACTTCGAGGCCCTAGCATGCATGTTGCCGCCGCTAGCTCCCTGCTGCGTCCTAGCCTAGAGATGCAGACCAAGTTGGGATGCACGGGCTTATTCTATATTCGGCTTGTCTAATATTGTTTTTagctaaaatagtattttttttaaataattcaGTCAATTTCAGTCAAATTTTAAA is from Miscanthus floridulus cultivar M001 chromosome 7, ASM1932011v1, whole genome shotgun sequence and encodes:
- the LOC136463608 gene encoding uncharacterized protein; amino-acid sequence: MDIDTAAAAQVDAPTPADRLPVAGGRDLGASTAAFRGGGGHQSSDICRGLFRDIPDPLLPAPAVSPPRPASTRTVRQRKTMEAKRSSMRLVAEPSSVPVSQRAQQKLMRELDFLNSQETEPDAAVTAYVDMYGDDLPKHAVKAIRAATRMGNKKLAKVLAALAKEADAADMEVQWMITAADREAVASVINVC